From Streptomonospora salina, the proteins below share one genomic window:
- the thrC gene encoding threonine synthase, with protein sequence MARAWRGVVEEYRDRLPVTANTSVVTLNEGGTPLVPAKRVSELTGCEVFLKVEGLNPTGSFKDRGMTMAITKAAEDGAKVVICASTGNTSASAAAYAVRAGMTCAVLVPQGKIAMGKLAQALVHGAKLLQVDGNFDDCLELARKLSVDYPVALVNSVNPYRLQGQKTAAFEVVDALGDAPDVHCLPVGNAGNISAYWMGYREYADGGVSTAAPRMFGFQSSGAAPIVNGAPVEKPRTIATAIRIGNPASWVYAEQARDESGGRIASVTDRKILSAYRMLAAEEGVFVELASAASVAGLLQSVESGHIERGTRVVCTVTGNGLKDPDWAIAGASTATTVPVDAPTAASALGLA encoded by the coding sequence ATGGCACGGGCGTGGCGGGGAGTCGTCGAGGAGTACCGCGACCGTCTCCCCGTTACAGCGAACACCTCGGTCGTCACCCTGAACGAGGGCGGAACCCCGCTCGTTCCGGCCAAGCGCGTTTCCGAGCTGACCGGGTGCGAGGTGTTCCTCAAAGTCGAGGGCCTCAACCCCACCGGTTCCTTCAAGGACCGCGGCATGACCATGGCCATCACCAAGGCGGCCGAGGACGGCGCCAAGGTCGTCATCTGCGCCTCCACCGGCAACACCAGCGCCAGCGCGGCCGCCTACGCGGTGCGTGCGGGCATGACCTGCGCGGTACTGGTGCCCCAGGGCAAGATCGCCATGGGCAAACTCGCCCAGGCGCTGGTGCACGGCGCGAAGCTGCTGCAGGTCGACGGCAACTTCGACGACTGCCTCGAACTCGCCCGCAAGCTCTCGGTGGACTACCCGGTCGCGCTGGTGAACTCGGTCAACCCCTACCGGCTGCAGGGGCAGAAGACCGCGGCGTTCGAGGTCGTCGACGCGCTCGGCGACGCCCCCGACGTGCACTGCCTGCCGGTGGGCAACGCCGGCAACATCAGCGCCTACTGGATGGGCTACCGCGAGTACGCCGACGGCGGCGTCTCCACCGCCGCCCCGCGCATGTTCGGCTTCCAGTCCAGCGGGGCGGCGCCGATCGTCAACGGCGCGCCCGTCGAGAAGCCGCGCACCATCGCCACCGCGATCCGCATCGGCAACCCCGCTTCGTGGGTCTACGCCGAGCAGGCGCGCGACGAGTCCGGCGGCCGCATCGCCTCGGTCACCGACCGCAAGATCCTGTCCGCCTACCGCATGCTCGCGGCCGAGGAAGGCGTCTTCGTCGAGCTCGCCTCCGCCGCGAGCGTCGCCGGACTGCTCCAGTCGGTCGAATCCGGCCACATCGAGCGTGGCACGCGCGTGGTGTGCACGGTGACCGGAAACGGCCTCAAGGACCCCGACTGGGCGATCGCCGGGGCCTCGACCGCCACGACCGTGCCCGTCGACGCCCCCACGGCGGCTTCGGCACTCGGGCTGGCCTGA
- a CDS encoding homoserine dehydrogenase — MAMKVALLGCGVVGAEVVQLVDQQASELAARVGTPLEVGGIAVRRLGRERGTGVDPGLFTTDATELVTRPDIDLVVEVIGGIEPARSLILEAVKAGKSVVTANKALLAEDGATMLAAARENNVDIYYEAAVAGAIPLLRPLRESLAGDRVQRVLGIVNGTTNFILDRMDSQGAGFAESLEEAQTLGYAEADPTADVEGFDAAAKAAILARLAFHTQNVTAADVHREGITEVSAGDIASAKAMDCVVKLLAICQRAEDGASVGVRVHPVMLPRRHPLAAVTEAYNAVFVEAESAGRLMFYGPGAGGGPTASAVLGDLVAVARNRLAGTSAGEGAHDTGLPVHSMGHTVTRYHISLDVADRPGVLARCAEVFAEMGVSIKNVRQEGSGEDAQLVLVSHPAPDSALAETVERLRELDMVRSVASLMRVEAFSEDV; from the coding sequence ATGGCGATGAAGGTGGCGCTGCTGGGATGCGGCGTTGTGGGTGCGGAAGTGGTGCAGCTGGTCGACCAGCAGGCGTCCGAACTCGCCGCACGGGTGGGAACACCCTTGGAGGTCGGCGGCATCGCCGTCCGGCGCCTCGGGCGCGAGCGCGGCACCGGCGTCGACCCCGGGCTGTTCACCACCGACGCCACGGAGCTGGTGACACGGCCCGACATCGACCTCGTCGTCGAGGTCATCGGCGGCATCGAGCCCGCCCGGTCGCTGATCCTGGAGGCGGTCAAGGCGGGCAAGTCCGTCGTCACCGCCAACAAGGCGCTGTTGGCCGAGGACGGCGCGACGATGCTGGCCGCGGCGCGTGAGAACAACGTCGACATCTACTACGAAGCCGCGGTGGCCGGCGCGATCCCGCTGCTGCGCCCGCTGCGCGAGTCGCTGGCCGGCGACCGGGTCCAGCGGGTGCTGGGTATCGTCAACGGCACCACGAACTTCATCCTCGACCGGATGGACTCCCAGGGCGCCGGCTTCGCCGAGTCGCTGGAGGAGGCCCAGACCCTGGGCTACGCCGAGGCCGACCCCACCGCCGACGTCGAGGGCTTCGACGCCGCGGCCAAGGCCGCGATCCTGGCCAGGCTCGCGTTCCACACCCAGAACGTCACGGCGGCCGACGTGCACCGCGAAGGCATCACCGAGGTCTCCGCCGGCGACATCGCCAGCGCGAAGGCCATGGACTGCGTGGTCAAGCTGCTGGCGATCTGCCAGCGCGCCGAGGACGGCGCGTCGGTGGGCGTGCGCGTCCACCCGGTGATGCTGCCGCGCCGGCACCCGCTGGCCGCGGTCACCGAGGCTTACAACGCGGTGTTCGTCGAGGCCGAGTCCGCAGGGCGGCTGATGTTCTACGGCCCCGGCGCCGGGGGTGGGCCCACGGCCAGCGCGGTGCTGGGCGACCTGGTCGCCGTGGCCCGCAACCGGTTGGCGGGCACGTCGGCGGGCGAGGGCGCCCACGACACCGGGCTGCCTGTGCATTCCATGGGCCACACGGTCACCCGGTACCACATCTCCTTGGACGTGGCCGACCGTCCCGGTGTGCTGGCCCGCTGCGCTGAGGTCTTCGCGGAGATGGGGGTCTCCATCAAGAACGTCCGCCAGGAGGGTTCGGGCGAGGACGCCCAGCTGGTGCTGGTCAGCCACCCCGCACCCGACTCCGCGCTGGCCGAGACCGTCGAGCGGCTGCGGGAGCTGGACATGGTGCGTTCGGTGGCCAGTCTCATGCGTGTGGAGGCGTTCTCCGAGGACGTCTGA
- the lysA gene encoding diaminopimelate decarboxylase, whose product MSRYAHPAGPRHAEVLPEENPPTPPRDLMGLDPRVWPATARRDDTDGELTVGGAGVRRLAAEYGTPLFVLDEDDFRRRARSYREAFSDAEADVYYAGKALLTKAVVRWVHEEGLKLDVSSGGELNVALAGGMPPERICMHGNNKSEAELARAVEAGVGRIIVDSFDEIERLERIAAERGSTPSALVRVTTGVEAHTHEFVATAHDDQKFGLALSTGAAAEAVRRVLACEHIELVGLHSHIGSQIFDTAGFEVAARRVTEFLTRVHRDTGVELSELDLGGGLGIAYVSDDTPLDPGTIAKSLLSIVQRECDAHGLAVPRIAVEPGRALSGPAGITVYEVGTVKDVEGIRTYVSVDGGMSDNIRTALYGAEYTCTMASRTSGAEPVLSRLVGKHCESGDIIVHDLHLPADVRPGDLVAVAATGAYCFSMASNYNHLPRPALVAVRDGVPRTLVRRETEEDLLRLDVG is encoded by the coding sequence ATGAGCCGTTACGCCCACCCCGCCGGACCGCGCCACGCGGAGGTGCTGCCCGAGGAGAACCCTCCCACCCCGCCGCGCGACCTGATGGGGCTGGACCCGCGCGTCTGGCCCGCCACCGCCCGGCGCGACGACACCGACGGCGAACTGACCGTCGGCGGCGCGGGGGTGCGCCGCCTCGCCGCCGAATACGGCACACCGCTGTTCGTGCTCGACGAAGACGACTTCCGCCGGCGCGCCCGCAGCTACCGCGAGGCCTTCAGCGACGCCGAAGCCGACGTCTACTACGCCGGTAAGGCCCTGCTCACCAAGGCCGTCGTCCGGTGGGTGCACGAAGAGGGCCTCAAGCTCGACGTGAGCAGCGGCGGCGAGCTGAACGTGGCGCTGGCCGGGGGGATGCCGCCCGAGCGCATCTGCATGCACGGCAACAACAAGTCCGAGGCCGAGCTCGCCCGCGCCGTCGAGGCCGGAGTCGGCCGCATCATCGTCGACTCCTTCGACGAGATCGAGCGCTTGGAGCGCATCGCCGCCGAGCGCGGCAGCACCCCCTCGGCGCTGGTGCGCGTGACCACGGGTGTGGAGGCCCACACCCACGAGTTCGTCGCCACCGCCCACGACGACCAGAAGTTCGGTCTGGCGCTGAGCACCGGCGCCGCCGCCGAGGCGGTCCGGCGCGTCCTGGCCTGCGAGCACATCGAACTCGTCGGTCTGCACTCCCACATCGGTTCGCAGATCTTCGACACCGCCGGGTTCGAGGTGGCCGCGCGCCGCGTCACCGAGTTCCTCACCCGCGTGCACCGCGATACCGGAGTCGAGCTGTCCGAGCTGGACCTGGGCGGGGGACTGGGTATCGCCTACGTCTCCGACGACACGCCGCTGGATCCCGGGACCATCGCCAAAAGCCTGCTGTCCATCGTGCAGCGCGAGTGCGACGCCCACGGGCTGGCCGTGCCGCGCATCGCGGTCGAGCCCGGCCGCGCCCTGTCCGGGCCGGCCGGCATCACCGTCTACGAGGTCGGCACCGTCAAGGACGTCGAGGGCATCCGCACCTATGTCAGCGTCGACGGCGGCATGAGCGACAACATCCGCACCGCCCTGTACGGCGCGGAGTACACCTGCACGATGGCCTCGCGCACCAGCGGCGCCGAGCCGGTGCTGTCCCGCCTGGTCGGCAAGCACTGCGAAAGCGGCGACATCATCGTCCACGACCTGCACCTGCCCGCCGACGTGCGCCCCGGCGACCTGGTCGCCGTCGCCGCCACCGGTGCCTACTGCTTCTCCATGGCCAGCAACTACAACCATCTTCCGCGCCCGGCCCTGGTCGCGGTGCGCGACGGCGTCCCGCGGACGCTCGTGCGCCGGGAGACCGAAGAGGACCTCCTCCGCTTGGACGTAGGCTGA
- a CDS encoding DALR anticodon-binding domain-containing protein: MADDGFDPSDRWWRAEGATPRRVDALLRRAVAAAAECPLETVPPAEPRRASAPAGAARYATALPLRLAGRLGTGAPQVAEAAAALLRGASRIDGARVERGGFVAIDVAADARAAMTGTAAADGSAYLGGYLDYLRSLGRLDGAGSVPEPGRAPDGAGTAPVPAPALSPLDGAATADEVRQLARADARRRIQAVPDAPAAAAGADASGAAPGDVSWRDPRIDGAGSGTPAARLLAVVGEADARVASCRAAADRPRPGEDTGPGLPAVPTAEHPGAWALGTRANPAFALRYAHAHAVSSLRWAREAQAAAPGAAAAAPGPAVEPDGTGADLAGALYDGPLVLAAARRRGEPHMLVRYLEGVAAAYHEWRGSSGLAVEAAGEPAGGGSASELGRLRLCAAAAGVLRAGLRLLGVPAPTRL; this comes from the coding sequence GTGGCCGACGACGGTTTCGACCCCTCCGACCGCTGGTGGCGCGCCGAAGGCGCGACTCCCCGGCGCGTGGACGCGCTGCTGCGCCGCGCCGTGGCCGCGGCCGCCGAGTGCCCGCTGGAAACCGTCCCCCCGGCCGAGCCCCGGCGCGCCTCCGCGCCCGCCGGCGCCGCCCGCTACGCGACGGCGCTGCCGCTGCGCCTGGCCGGGCGCCTCGGTACCGGCGCGCCCCAGGTGGCCGAGGCCGCCGCCGCACTCCTGCGCGGCGCCTCCCGCATCGACGGCGCCCGGGTCGAACGCGGCGGGTTCGTCGCGATCGACGTCGCCGCGGACGCCCGGGCGGCGATGACGGGCACGGCCGCCGCCGACGGCTCCGCGTACCTGGGCGGCTATCTGGACTACCTGCGCAGCCTGGGCCGCCTGGACGGGGCCGGTTCCGTCCCCGAACCCGGCCGCGCGCCGGACGGTGCGGGCACCGCGCCCGTGCCGGCCCCCGCCCTGTCCCCGTTGGACGGCGCCGCCACCGCCGACGAGGTCCGGCAGCTGGCGCGCGCGGACGCGCGCCGCCGGATACAGGCCGTCCCCGACGCGCCCGCCGCAGCCGCGGGCGCCGACGCCTCCGGTGCGGCTCCCGGCGACGTCTCCTGGCGCGATCCCCGCATCGACGGCGCCGGGAGCGGCACCCCCGCCGCGCGGCTGCTCGCGGTCGTCGGCGAGGCCGACGCGCGCGTGGCCTCCTGCCGTGCGGCCGCCGACCGCCCGCGCCCCGGAGAGGACACCGGCCCCGGACTGCCCGCCGTGCCCACCGCCGAGCACCCCGGCGCCTGGGCCCTGGGAACCCGCGCCAACCCCGCATTCGCGCTGCGCTACGCCCATGCCCACGCCGTCTCCTCACTGCGCTGGGCGCGCGAGGCGCAGGCGGCGGCCCCCGGAGCGGCGGCCGCCGCACCCGGTCCCGCGGTGGAGCCGGACGGGACGGGCGCCGACCTGGCGGGTGCGCTCTACGACGGTCCGCTGGTCCTCGCCGCCGCCCGGCGGCGCGGCGAACCCCATATGCTGGTCAGATACCTCGAAGGTGTGGCGGCTGCCTACCATGAATGGCGGGGTTCCAGCGGACTCGCCGTCGAGGCCGCCGGCGAACCCGCGGGCGGGGGATCGGCGTCGGAGCTCGGTCGGCTGCGGCTGTGCGCCGCCGCGGCCGGTGTCCTGCGCGCGGGACTCCGCCTGCTCGGCGTGCCCGCGCCCACAAGGCTGTGA
- a CDS encoding response regulator transcription factor, translating into MGDGVARVLVVDDNEVIRQLISVNLQLEGFEVHTAVDGEDCLARVGEIRPDVITLDIMMPRLDGWVAASRLREDPATRGMRVLLITARAQEDDIRRGRELGVDAYLTKPFDPTELIRLVRELAENSRAEQAG; encoded by the coding sequence GTGGGTGATGGTGTGGCACGGGTACTGGTGGTCGACGACAACGAGGTGATCAGGCAGCTGATCTCCGTCAACCTGCAGCTCGAAGGCTTCGAGGTGCACACCGCTGTTGACGGCGAGGACTGCCTCGCCCGCGTGGGCGAGATCCGGCCGGATGTGATCACCCTGGACATCATGATGCCCCGGCTCGACGGCTGGGTGGCGGCCTCGCGGCTGCGCGAAGACCCCGCGACCCGCGGGATGCGGGTGCTGCTGATCACCGCCCGCGCCCAGGAGGACGACATCCGGCGCGGACGCGAACTCGGCGTCGACGCCTACCTGACCAAGCCGTTCGACCCCACCGAGCTCATCCGGCTGGTCCGCGAGCTCGCGGAGAACAGCCGGGCCGAACAGGCCGGCTGA